In Erigeron canadensis isolate Cc75 chromosome 1, C_canadensis_v1, whole genome shotgun sequence, a single window of DNA contains:
- the LOC122588931 gene encoding uncharacterized protein LOC122588931, giving the protein METSVVDTNTGSTDSDPFDNNNVNINNIAISSSLSPSSRMISSRTTSFDVIRFLQAPVTTILEYSGVLRPPPPPRSNINDFNESEASLIHDHEVRDSNSVTTSGDQNGEVSIRITGSPDSGEDGGGPVGGPEVADSSDVDGGNGESGSHSDSSYQQRYDMQQVSRWVEQILPFSLLLLIVFIRQHLQGFFVTIYVTAFMYKSNDILRKQTALKGERRLSVLGGYYIVFVLHVIGVYWWYQNDDLCYPLFMVPPKVIPPFWHAIFTILVNDTMVRQAAMAFKLVLLMYYRNGKGHNFRRQGQMLTLVEYGLLLYRAFLPAPVWYRFFLNKEYGSLFSSLTTGLYLTFKLTSIVEKVGSFWTAMKALSRKDVHYGSYATPEQVLEAGDLCAICQEKMQAPVLLRCKHIFCEDCVSEWFERERTCPLCRAVVKPADLRSFADGSTSLFFQLFVALVTIGSFSMSLDFSSLQGGFQQSEFAAFDSLMDAMYDPSSNSNLEIDENDIDLLSVSWNQDYGCFAAGTNHGFRIYNCDPFKETFRRDLKSGGFGIIEMLFRSNILALVGGKGNTQYPPNKVIIWDDHQSRCIGEFSFRSDVRAVKLRRDRIVVVLEHKIYVYNFMDLKLLHQIETIANPRGLCCLSHQVNTSVLACPGLRRGQVRVEHFGLNMTKLINAHDSRISCLTMTMDGLLLATASTKGTLIRIFNTMDGTRLQEVRRGVDRADIYGISLSSNVQWLAVSSDKGTVHIFSLRVRVGSEDSSTQSTASHTPSLSHQNSSSSLDGLISPSAAGANPGSSLSFMKGVLPKYFSSEWSFAQFHLPECTQYMSAFGSQNSLIIVGMDGSFYRCIFDPVNGGEMVQHEYVRFLKTERKLR; this is encoded by the exons atggAAACAAGTGTTGTCGATACAAATACTGGTAGTACAGATTCTGATccatttgataataataatgttaatatcaataatattgcaatttcatcatcattaaGCCCTAGCAGTAGAATGATAAGTAGTAGAACGACGTCGTTTGATGTTATTAGATTCTTACAAGCACCTGTTACTACTATTTTGGAATATTCCGGTGTCCTaagaccaccaccaccaccgagGTCGAATATTAACGATTTTAATGAATCAGAGGCTAGTTTGATTCATGATCACGAGGTTCGTGATTCGAATAGTGTCACGACTAGTGGTGATCAAAATGGTGAGGTGTCTATTAGGATAACTGGTTCTCCGGATTCTGGAGAAGATGGCGGTGGGCCGGTTGGTGGGCCAGAGGTGGCGGACTCGAGTGATGTAGATGGTGGGAATGGGGAAAGTGGGAGTCATAGTGATTCGTCTTATCAACAACGGTACGATATGCAGCAGGTTTCTAGATGGGTTGAGCAGATTCTTCCGTTTTCGTTACTCTTGTTAATTGTCTTCATTCGCCAGCATTTGCAAg GTTTCTTTGTCACGATCTATGTAACTGCCTTCATGTACAAGTCTAATGATATTCTCCGAAAGCAGACAGCTTTAAAG GGGGAGAGAAGACTGTCTGTTCTTGGTggttattatattgtttttgtgCTTCATGTGATTGGAGTATACTGGTGGTACCAAAATGATGATCTTTGCTACCCGTTATTCATGGTTCCGCCAAAAGTAATACCGCCATTCTGGCATGCTATTTTCACCATCCTTGTGAACG ATACAATGGTGCGGCAGGCAGCAATGGCTTTTAAGTTGGTGTTGCTTATGTATTATAGGAATGGCAAGGGCCATAATTTCCGTAGGCAG GGTCAAATGCTGACTCTGGTCGAGTATGGGCTGCTGTTGTACCGTGCATTCTTACCTGCTCCAGTCTGGTACCGGTTCTTTCTAAATAAAGAATATGGGAGTCTCTTTTCGTCTTTGACAACAGGGTTATATTTAACTTTCAAGCTTACATCCATTGTTGAGAAG GTTGGATCTTTCTGGACCGCAATGAAGGCGTTATCACGAAAGGATGTCCATTACGGATCCTATGCAACACCAGAACAG GTTCTTGAAGCTGGAGACTTGTGTGCTATTTGCCAAGAAAAAATGCAAGCTCCAGTGTTATTACGCTGTAAACACATCTTCTGTGAAGATTGTGTTTCAGAATG GTTCGAAAGAGAAAGAACATGCCCTTTATGCAGAGCTGTGGTGAAACCAGCAGATTTACGTTCATTTGCAGATGGATCCACGAGCCTGTTCTTCCAGTTATTT GTTGCTTTGGTGACCATTGGATCTTTCTCTATGAGTTTGGATTTTTCATCATTGCAAGGAGGATTTCAACAATCAGAGTTTGCAGCGTTTGACTCTTTAATGGATGCTATGTATGACCCATCCAGTAATTCAAATTTGGAGATTGATGAGAATGATATAGATTTACTATCAGTGTCGTGGAATCAGGATTATGGCTGTTTTGCCGCTGGTACAAACCATGGTTTTCGTATATATAACTGTGACCCTTTTAAAGAAACCTTTAGACGTGATCTCAAAAGTGGGGGATTTGGGATAATTGAGATGCTTTTTCGAAGCAATATTCTTGCACTTGTTGGTGGTAAAGGTAATACACAGTATCCtcctaataaagtaataatttggGATGATCATCAGAGTCGGTGCATTGGTGAATTTTCATTTAGGTCAGATGTTAGAGCGGTAAAATTAAGACGCGATCGCattgttgttgttcttgaacataagatatatgtttataattttatgGATCTGAAGCTTCTACATCAGATAGAGACCATAGCAAATCCTAGAGGACTTTGTTGCTTATCGCACCAGGTAAATACATCTGTGTTGGCTTGCCCTGGTCTAAGGCGAGGACAAGTTAGGGTTGAACATTTTGGACTAAATATGACAAAGTTGATCAATGCTCATGATTCTCGTATATCATGCTTAACCATGACAATGGATGGGCTTCTTCTTGCCACTGCCAGCACAAAGGGGACACTGATTAGAATTTTCAACACCATGGATGGAACTCGATTACAAGAG GTACGCAGGGGAGTGGATAGAGCTGATATATACGGTATTTCTCTTTCATCAAATGTCCAATGGTTGGCTGTGTCAAGTGACAAAGGGACTGTGCATATATTTAGTCTCAGAGTACGGGTGGGCAGTGAGGATTCATCCACTCAATCTACAGCTAGCCATACTCCATCACTATCACATCAGAATTCTTCATCTTCCCTTGATGGCCTCATTTCTCCTAGTGCTGCGGGAGCCAATCCTGGTTCTTCGCTATCTTTCATGAAAG GGGTGCTCCCAAAATATTTTAGCTCCGAATGGTCATTCGCTCAGTTTCACTTGCCTGAATGCACCCAGTACATGTCTGCATTTGGATCACAGAACTCATTGATTATTGTCGGCATGGATGGAAG